Proteins encoded in a region of the Pontibacillus halophilus JSM 076056 = DSM 19796 genome:
- a CDS encoding proline--tRNA ligase, with protein MKQSEMLLPTLRENPADADIKSHQLLVRAGFIRQVASGIYSYLPVGQRVLRKVEQIVREEMEKAGSMEMIMPALQPSELWKETGRWNNFGPELMRIHDRHGREFAMGATHEEVVTGLIRDTVNTYKRLPLNVYQIQTKFRDEKRPRFGLLRGREFLMKDAYTFHDSYESLDVAYDRMFTAYQNIFSRLGLNFRAVIADSGAMGGKDTHEFMVLSEVGEDTIAYSDESSYAANIEMAPVVATYEKQNEEPKEKQKVETKDMKTMEQVADYLGHTVEEGIKSLMFKVDEKLVLVLTRGDHEVNDVKLKNLYDASYIDLATEEETRAAMNAGFGSLGPIDVPENVEIVADNAVQALVNASCGANEDGYHYINVTPHVDFEVSQFADLRFIEEGDPSPDGKGTIVFAKGIEVGHVFKLGEFYADKMGAKFLDENGKAKTMVMGCYGIGISRTLASIVEQYHDESGITWPKQIAPYQVHLLSLNVKKEEQKELADSIYHTLVAAGVEVLYDDRKERAGVKFTDSDLVGIPLRITVGKRASEGVVEFKERLTGEQDEIHQEELLNRINAFYK; from the coding sequence ATGAAACAGAGTGAAATGCTGTTACCAACATTACGTGAAAATCCTGCAGATGCAGATATTAAGAGTCATCAGTTACTAGTACGTGCAGGTTTCATCCGTCAAGTCGCATCTGGCATCTACTCTTACCTTCCTGTTGGACAACGTGTCCTTCGAAAAGTAGAACAGATTGTACGCGAGGAGATGGAGAAAGCAGGTTCGATGGAAATGATTATGCCTGCTCTACAACCATCTGAACTATGGAAAGAAACAGGGCGTTGGAATAATTTCGGACCTGAACTGATGCGAATCCATGACCGTCATGGTCGAGAATTTGCAATGGGTGCTACTCATGAAGAAGTCGTTACAGGGCTAATTCGTGACACGGTCAATACGTACAAGCGCCTACCCCTTAATGTGTATCAAATTCAAACGAAATTCCGTGATGAGAAGCGACCTCGCTTCGGGTTGTTGCGTGGACGTGAATTCCTAATGAAGGATGCGTACACGTTCCACGATTCTTATGAAAGCTTAGATGTTGCTTACGATAGAATGTTTACTGCCTATCAGAATATCTTTAGCCGTCTAGGATTAAACTTCCGTGCGGTTATTGCGGATTCCGGTGCCATGGGTGGTAAAGATACACACGAATTTATGGTTCTCTCAGAAGTTGGTGAAGATACAATTGCTTATTCCGATGAGAGCAGTTATGCGGCGAACATTGAAATGGCTCCAGTTGTAGCGACGTATGAGAAACAGAATGAAGAGCCGAAAGAGAAACAAAAAGTAGAAACGAAAGATATGAAGACGATGGAGCAAGTCGCGGATTATCTTGGTCATACAGTAGAAGAGGGCATCAAGTCGTTGATGTTCAAAGTTGATGAGAAGCTTGTGCTTGTCCTTACACGCGGCGATCATGAAGTGAACGATGTGAAGCTTAAGAACTTATACGATGCTTCTTACATTGACTTGGCAACAGAAGAAGAGACACGTGCTGCGATGAATGCGGGCTTTGGTTCGCTTGGTCCAATTGATGTTCCAGAGAATGTTGAAATTGTAGCGGACAACGCTGTACAAGCGTTAGTAAATGCTTCTTGTGGAGCGAATGAAGACGGCTATCACTACATCAACGTCACGCCTCATGTAGACTTTGAAGTGAGTCAGTTTGCAGACCTTCGCTTTATTGAAGAAGGAGACCCATCTCCAGACGGCAAAGGCACGATTGTATTTGCTAAAGGAATTGAAGTAGGACATGTATTTAAACTAGGTGAATTCTATGCAGACAAGATGGGCGCTAAATTCCTAGATGAGAACGGGAAAGCAAAAACGATGGTAATGGGCTGTTACGGCATCGGTATTTCACGAACACTCGCATCTATTGTAGAACAATATCATGATGAGTCAGGAATTACTTGGCCTAAACAGATTGCCCCGTATCAAGTTCATTTGCTATCATTAAATGTGAAGAAAGAAGAGCAAAAAGAGCTTGCAGATTCCATTTATCATACACTTGTAGCAGCTGGTGTTGAAGTTCTTTATGATGACCGTAAAGAACGAGCTGGTGTGAAATTCACTGATAGTGATTTAGTCGGAATTCCACTACGAATTACAGTAGGGAAGCGTGCTTCAGAAGGTGTTGTAGAATTTAAAGAACGCCTGACTGGAGAACAAGACGAAATCCACCAAGAAGAATTATTAAATCGAATTAACGCCTTTTATAAATAG
- a CDS encoding PolC-type DNA polymerase III, which produces MANLSQKEKMSVLLEQINMPVEVVENYFSESYLTRLVVNKVTKEWIFQFHIETILPPDVYQLFSSKLMEAFRHLATVRWSITTTDKTLSDEQIGDYWQHFVQSIPDLSPAYKGVLYEQVPEVDGGKLHIYARNGAESEALKKRLTEPFQQFCTMVGASQYALTISVRSSEEDLKKFREQRSEEDRTLVQKAIHDKEQKSKDDEEVLHEGPLLLGYNIKEAPEQMETIQEEENRMVIQGHIFDVEVRELRSGRSLLIIKMTDYTDSLSVKMFSRGDEDVEKFGRVKKGMWVKAKGKIQTDNFTNELTMMASDLNEVKPVKRMDQAAEGEKRVELHAHTAMSQMDATVSASRLIQQAADWGHKAIAITDHGVVQAYPEAYSAGQKHGVKVLYGIEANIVDDGVPIAYSEQDRNLATDEYVVFDVETTGLSAVYDTIIELAAVKVREGEIVDRFESFANPHEPLSDTTTELTGITDDMVKDAPEVEQVIEDFYQWMGDSILVAHNASFDMGFLNAGLEKIGREHAKNPVIDTLELARLLLPNLKNHRLNTLCKQFDIELTQHHRAIYDAEATGYLMWKLVKEAAKKKEIHNHNELNKYMGEGNAYQRARPFHAILLAQTQEGLKNIYKLVSMAHVNYFYRVPRIPRSQLNKLREGVLVGSGCDKGEVFEAMMQKSKDEAARVAQFYDYIEIQPPSNYYHLIEKELVRNEAHLYDILKNLVDMADELGKPAVATGNTHYIDPHEKMYRKILVASQSGNPLNRQTQPDVHFKTTPEMIESFKFLGVDKAKEVVVANTQKVADMVDDVKPVKDDLYTPNIEGANDEIRQMSYDRAKSIYGEPVPEIVTKRLEKELESIIGNGFAVIYLISQKIVKKSLDDGYLVGSRGSVGSSLVATMTEITEVNPLPPHYVCPQCQKSEFFTDGSVSSGYDLPEKDCPDCNVPYVKDGQDIPFETFLGFKGDKVPDIDLNFSGEYQPRAHNYTKVLFGEENVYRAGTIGTVAEKTAFGYVKGYAGDHDLHFKNAEVERLVQGCTGVKRTTGQHPGGIIVVPDDQEIYDFTPIQYPADDKTSEWMTTHFDFHSIHDNLLKLDILGHDDPTVIRMLQDLSGIDPKTIPTDDPEVMKIFSGPEVLGVAPEDIMCKTGTLGVPEFGTRFVRQMLEDTKPSTFSELVIISGLSHGTDVWLGNADQLINDGICTISEVIGCRDDIMVYLMHKGLDPSMAFTIMEFVRKGRGLKDEWIEEMKKHGVPDWYIESCKKIKYMFPKAHAAAYVLMAVRIAYFKVHYPIYFYAAYNTVRASDFDIDTMVKGKDAIGKRIEEITQKGLDATPKEKSLLTVLELALEMTARGYKFQSVDLYRSKASEFIVEGDTLIPPFNSIDGLGTNAAINIVNARENGEFLSKEDLRERSRISKTVLEYLDNHGCLEGLPDQNQLSLF; this is translated from the coding sequence ATGGCAAACCTGTCACAAAAAGAAAAAATGAGCGTGTTACTTGAACAGATTAATATGCCGGTAGAAGTAGTCGAGAACTATTTCAGCGAAAGTTACCTGACACGTCTTGTAGTAAACAAAGTAACGAAAGAATGGATCTTTCAATTTCACATTGAGACCATCTTACCCCCAGATGTGTATCAACTCTTCTCATCCAAACTGATGGAAGCATTTCGTCATTTAGCAACCGTTCGCTGGTCTATCACGACAACCGATAAAACGTTGTCTGATGAGCAGATAGGTGATTATTGGCAGCATTTTGTTCAATCAATTCCTGACCTGTCACCGGCGTATAAAGGGGTGCTCTATGAGCAAGTACCAGAGGTGGATGGAGGTAAACTTCACATCTATGCGCGGAACGGAGCTGAATCAGAAGCATTGAAGAAGAGGCTAACAGAGCCTTTCCAACAATTCTGTACAATGGTGGGTGCTTCTCAATATGCGTTAACGATTAGCGTTCGTTCATCAGAAGAAGACTTGAAGAAGTTTAGAGAACAGCGTTCAGAAGAAGACCGCACACTTGTACAGAAAGCCATTCATGATAAAGAGCAGAAATCAAAAGATGATGAAGAAGTGTTACACGAAGGACCACTACTTCTTGGGTATAACATTAAGGAAGCCCCTGAACAAATGGAGACCATACAAGAAGAAGAGAATCGTATGGTTATTCAAGGTCATATCTTTGATGTAGAAGTACGTGAATTACGCTCTGGCCGTAGCCTCTTGATCATTAAAATGACTGATTACACCGATTCACTTTCTGTGAAGATGTTCTCCCGTGGAGATGAAGACGTGGAGAAGTTCGGTCGTGTGAAGAAGGGCATGTGGGTGAAAGCGAAAGGAAAGATTCAAACCGATAACTTCACGAACGAGTTAACGATGATGGCAAGCGACTTAAACGAAGTGAAGCCTGTGAAGCGTATGGACCAAGCGGCTGAAGGAGAAAAGCGTGTTGAGCTCCATGCACACACCGCTATGAGCCAGATGGATGCGACTGTATCTGCTTCGAGGCTAATTCAACAAGCGGCTGATTGGGGCCATAAGGCAATTGCCATTACTGACCACGGTGTTGTACAAGCCTATCCAGAAGCTTATAGCGCAGGTCAAAAGCACGGTGTGAAAGTGCTCTACGGGATTGAGGCGAACATTGTAGATGATGGTGTGCCGATTGCCTATTCAGAGCAAGACCGCAATCTTGCGACAGACGAATATGTTGTCTTTGACGTTGAGACAACAGGTCTTTCCGCAGTTTATGACACCATTATTGAGCTTGCAGCAGTTAAGGTTCGAGAAGGAGAGATTGTTGACCGCTTTGAATCCTTTGCAAACCCCCACGAGCCATTGTCAGATACGACAACGGAGTTAACAGGTATTACAGACGACATGGTGAAAGATGCACCAGAAGTAGAGCAAGTGATTGAGGATTTCTACCAATGGATGGGTGATTCTATACTAGTCGCCCACAACGCAAGCTTTGATATGGGCTTCTTGAACGCAGGACTTGAGAAGATAGGCCGCGAGCATGCGAAGAACCCGGTCATTGATACACTTGAGCTAGCACGTCTCTTATTACCAAATTTGAAGAATCACCGACTCAATACGCTTTGTAAACAATTCGACATTGAGTTAACCCAGCACCACCGTGCAATTTATGATGCTGAGGCAACTGGATATTTAATGTGGAAGCTTGTGAAAGAAGCTGCGAAGAAAAAAGAGATCCATAATCATAATGAGCTTAATAAATACATGGGCGAAGGCAATGCTTATCAACGAGCGCGTCCATTCCATGCCATTCTGCTTGCACAAACGCAAGAAGGCTTGAAAAATATTTATAAGCTTGTTTCTATGGCTCATGTGAACTATTTCTATCGTGTGCCTCGTATCCCAAGGTCTCAGTTGAACAAGCTGCGTGAAGGCGTTCTTGTAGGCTCTGGATGTGACAAAGGTGAAGTCTTTGAAGCCATGATGCAGAAATCAAAGGACGAAGCGGCACGAGTGGCTCAATTCTATGACTACATTGAAATTCAGCCACCATCAAATTACTATCACCTGATTGAGAAGGAACTCGTGCGAAATGAAGCACATTTATATGATATATTAAAGAATCTTGTAGACATGGCTGATGAATTAGGAAAGCCAGCGGTAGCAACAGGAAATACGCACTACATTGACCCTCATGAGAAAATGTACCGGAAAATTCTCGTTGCTTCTCAAAGCGGAAATCCATTGAATCGACAGACACAGCCAGACGTACATTTTAAAACGACACCAGAGATGATTGAATCGTTCAAGTTTCTCGGAGTCGATAAAGCGAAAGAAGTCGTTGTTGCGAACACACAAAAAGTCGCAGACATGGTCGATGATGTGAAGCCGGTGAAAGATGATTTATATACTCCGAACATTGAAGGGGCTAACGACGAAATTCGTCAAATGAGTTACGACCGAGCAAAGAGTATCTATGGTGAACCTGTTCCAGAGATCGTAACGAAGCGATTAGAGAAAGAGCTTGAGAGTATCATTGGGAACGGATTTGCCGTTATTTATTTAATCTCACAGAAGATTGTTAAGAAATCCTTAGACGATGGGTATCTTGTAGGTTCGAGGGGGTCCGTTGGTTCCTCGCTCGTTGCGACGATGACGGAGATTACAGAGGTAAACCCTCTTCCGCCACATTACGTTTGTCCACAGTGTCAGAAGTCTGAATTCTTCACAGATGGTTCTGTAAGTTCAGGTTACGACTTACCTGAGAAAGATTGTCCTGATTGTAACGTTCCATATGTGAAAGACGGACAGGACATTCCGTTTGAAACGTTCCTTGGATTTAAAGGTGACAAAGTTCCGGATATTGACTTGAACTTCTCTGGGGAGTATCAGCCACGTGCGCACAACTATACGAAAGTTCTATTCGGAGAAGAGAATGTCTATCGTGCCGGTACGATTGGTACAGTAGCTGAGAAGACGGCCTTTGGCTATGTGAAAGGCTACGCTGGAGACCATGACCTTCACTTTAAGAATGCCGAAGTAGAACGTCTTGTCCAAGGGTGTACCGGAGTGAAGCGAACAACAGGACAACACCCAGGTGGAATCATTGTTGTTCCAGATGATCAAGAGATTTACGATTTTACGCCAATCCAATATCCGGCGGATGATAAAACGTCTGAATGGATGACGACGCATTTTGACTTCCACTCTATTCACGATAACTTGTTAAAGTTAGATATTCTTGGGCACGATGACCCAACTGTTATCCGTATGTTGCAAGATTTGAGTGGCATTGATCCGAAGACTATCCCGACAGATGACCCTGAGGTTATGAAGATTTTCAGTGGACCAGAAGTGCTTGGCGTCGCACCTGAAGACATTATGTGTAAGACAGGCACGCTCGGTGTACCTGAGTTTGGTACGCGATTTGTAAGGCAGATGCTAGAAGATACAAAGCCATCAACCTTCTCTGAACTTGTCATTATTTCAGGCCTTTCCCACGGTACGGATGTATGGCTAGGAAATGCCGACCAGCTTATTAATGATGGAATTTGTACCATATCTGAAGTAATCGGATGTCGTGATGACATCATGGTTTATCTCATGCATAAAGGACTTGATCCTTCTATGGCTTTCACCATTATGGAGTTTGTTCGTAAAGGTCGCGGGTTGAAGGATGAATGGATTGAAGAGATGAAGAAGCATGGTGTGCCGGACTGGTACATTGAGTCTTGTAAGAAGATTAAATACATGTTCCCGAAAGCACACGCAGCTGCCTATGTTCTTATGGCTGTAAGGATTGCATACTTCAAAGTTCACTATCCAATTTACTTCTACGCAGCATATAACACCGTACGTGCGAGTGATTTCGACATTGATACGATGGTGAAAGGGAAAGATGCGATTGGAAAGCGTATCGAAGAGATTACTCAAAAAGGGCTAGATGCTACACCGAAAGAAAAGAGTTTACTCACCGTGTTGGAATTGGCACTTGAGATGACTGCGAGAGGGTACAAGTTCCAATCTGTTGATTTGTATCGCTCGAAAGCTTCTGAATTTATCGTCGAGGGCGACACGCTCATTCCTCCATTCAATTCGATTGATGGCCTAGGTACGAACGCGGCTATTAACATCGTGAATGCACGAGAGAATGGGGAGTTCTTGTCGAAAGAAGACTTGCGTGAACGGAGTCGTATTTCAAAGACCGTACTCGAATATTTAGACAATCACGGATGCTTAGAAGGTCTTCCGGACCAGAACCAGTTATCCTTGTTCTAA
- a CDS encoding phosphatidate cytidylyltransferase, with protein MKQRVVTAIIFGLLLIPIIFFGELPFEILVYGIATIGLIELLRMRKIHPASFPGIVTILLLWALLVPTQPLVIFDFIEMSKSEAILLAVFILLAYTVLVKNKFTFDEVGFLILSAIYVGMGFYYLILTRDADNGRSFVFFTLFLIWATDTGAYLFGRAFGKRKLWPKISPKKTIEGSLGGVLMAIAVGIVFQMIIPFDASMVFIIIVAIIISVFGQIGDLVESAYKRHYSVKDSGKLLPGHGGVLDRFDSLIFVLPILHFIHFI; from the coding sequence ATGAAACAACGAGTTGTAACAGCTATAATATTTGGTTTATTGCTCATCCCGATTATTTTCTTCGGGGAGTTGCCTTTTGAAATCCTCGTCTACGGGATTGCAACGATTGGGCTAATCGAGTTGTTGCGTATGCGCAAGATTCACCCTGCTTCATTCCCAGGCATCGTGACAATTTTATTATTGTGGGCACTACTAGTCCCAACACAGCCTTTAGTCATCTTTGACTTTATTGAGATGTCTAAATCGGAAGCCATACTATTGGCTGTCTTTATCTTGTTGGCATATACCGTACTTGTGAAAAATAAATTTACTTTTGATGAGGTAGGTTTTCTTATCTTATCTGCCATTTATGTAGGGATGGGCTTTTATTATCTTATCTTAACTAGAGATGCGGATAATGGAAGAAGCTTTGTCTTCTTTACTCTATTCCTCATTTGGGCAACCGATACAGGAGCGTATCTATTTGGACGTGCATTCGGTAAGCGGAAGCTTTGGCCGAAGATTAGTCCAAAGAAAACCATTGAAGGCTCACTAGGCGGCGTTCTCATGGCTATTGCGGTGGGTATTGTGTTTCAAATGATTATTCCATTTGATGCGTCTATGGTCTTCATTATAATCGTAGCTATTATTATATCTGTATTTGGTCAAATTGGTGACTTAGTAGAGTCAGCATATAAACGACACTATTCAGTTAAAGATTCTGGCAAGCTGTTGCCAGGTCATGGGGGCGTATTAGACCGTTTCGACAGTCTGATTTTTGTGCTGCCTATTCTACATTTCATACATTTTATCTAA
- the nusA gene encoding transcription termination factor NusA encodes MSSELFDAIDYLEKEKGINKEVLMEALEAALISAYKKNFKSATNVRVDLDEKSGGMYVYARKQIVEEVLDPQQEMSIDEAKKIDPNYDIDDVLEIEVTPKDFGRIAAQAAKQVVTQRVREAERGVIFSEYVDREDDVMTGIIQRKDARFTYINLGKVEARLPVAEQMPTEEYHVHDRIKVYVTKVENSNKGPHIYVSRTHPGLLKRLFEMEVPEIYDGTVEITSVAREAGDRSKISVYAPDPEIDPVGSCVGQRGGRVQAIVNELKGEKIDIVQWSEDPVVYVSNALSPAKVLKVLVEEEDKATTVIVPDYQLSLAIGKRGQNARLAAKLTGWKIDIKSETEAREEGLLAQDEEINEEDIVEDSFYSAIEDNPFHD; translated from the coding sequence GTGAGTAGCGAGCTATTTGACGCAATTGATTATTTAGAGAAAGAAAAAGGCATTAACAAAGAAGTGCTCATGGAAGCACTTGAAGCTGCCTTAATCTCTGCTTATAAGAAAAACTTTAAATCAGCTACAAATGTACGCGTTGATTTAGATGAAAAATCCGGTGGCATGTACGTTTACGCTCGTAAACAGATTGTTGAGGAAGTGCTTGATCCTCAACAGGAAATGTCCATTGACGAAGCAAAGAAAATCGATCCAAACTACGACATTGATGACGTACTTGAGATTGAAGTAACACCGAAAGATTTCGGTCGTATTGCAGCACAAGCGGCTAAGCAAGTCGTCACACAGCGTGTTCGTGAGGCGGAGCGAGGTGTAATCTTTAGTGAGTATGTTGACCGTGAAGATGATGTCATGACTGGCATTATTCAACGTAAGGATGCTCGTTTTACTTACATTAATTTAGGTAAAGTAGAAGCACGTCTTCCAGTTGCAGAACAAATGCCAACAGAAGAATATCACGTGCATGACCGCATTAAAGTGTATGTGACTAAAGTTGAGAACTCAAACAAGGGTCCTCATATCTACGTGTCCCGTACACACCCAGGTCTATTGAAGCGTCTCTTTGAGATGGAGGTTCCTGAAATTTACGACGGCACAGTTGAAATTACTTCTGTTGCTCGTGAAGCGGGAGACCGCTCTAAGATTTCTGTATACGCTCCAGACCCTGAGATTGATCCAGTAGGTTCTTGTGTAGGTCAGCGCGGTGGTCGTGTACAAGCAATTGTAAACGAATTAAAAGGCGAGAAAATTGATATTGTTCAATGGTCTGAAGACCCAGTTGTATACGTATCAAATGCCCTTAGCCCTGCTAAAGTATTGAAAGTACTTGTAGAGGAAGAGGACAAAGCAACAACTGTGATTGTTCCTGACTATCAACTCTCTCTTGCCATCGGTAAGCGCGGTCAAAACGCACGTCTAGCTGCGAAATTGACTGGTTGGAAGATTGACATTAAGAGTGAAACAGAAGCTCGTGAAGAAGGCCTGCTTGCTCAAGATGAAGAAATTAACGAAGAAGACATTGTAGAAGATTCCTTCTACTCTGCGATTGAAGATAATCCTTTCCATGACTAA
- the rimP gene encoding ribosome maturation factor RimP, with product MKQITERLVQPIVDDMNLELVDVEFTQEGKNWFLRVYVDKEGGIDIEECGQVSEQLSEKLDEEDPITFPYFLEVASPGAERPLTKKEDFEQHVGHQVHVKLYNKIDDEKEFEGKLISFENDTASIEIKVKTRKKTVEVPYENIAKARLAVSFN from the coding sequence ATGAAGCAGATAACAGAAAGGCTCGTGCAGCCAATTGTAGATGACATGAACCTTGAACTCGTAGATGTGGAGTTTACACAGGAAGGGAAGAATTGGTTCCTGCGTGTCTACGTAGACAAGGAAGGTGGCATTGACATCGAAGAGTGCGGCCAGGTCAGTGAGCAACTTAGTGAGAAACTAGATGAGGAAGATCCCATTACCTTCCCTTACTTTTTAGAAGTAGCATCACCAGGAGCTGAGCGTCCTTTAACTAAGAAAGAAGATTTCGAACAACATGTGGGACACCAGGTTCATGTGAAGCTCTATAATAAGATTGATGACGAAAAAGAATTTGAAGGGAAGCTTATTTCCTTCGAAAACGATACCGCTTCAATTGAAATCAAAGTAAAAACGAGAAAGAAAACAGTTGAGGTTCCATACGAGAATATCGCCAAAGCTCGACTAGCAGTTAGTTTTAATTAA
- the rseP gene encoding RIP metalloprotease RseP produces the protein MGTILAFVFMFSLLVFIHELGHLIFAKRAGMLAREFAIGFGPKIFNYRKNETLYTVRLLPLGGYVRVAGDDPEIVEIKPGHHVGLEFNEDGKVAKIVMNNKTKHPNARVIEVERADLDHELVIRGFEPGEEERLTFSVDPKADFVMDGTETQIAPFDRQFGSKSVPQRAMQLFAGPMMNFLLAIVIFIIIGFTQGIPVDEAKLGSVNEGSPAASAGLQEGDEIIQVGEEPVDTWGEFTEVIRANPNEELGLRIKRDGSTIDSAVTPAEVTQQGQTIGQIGVMQATEVTIGGTFKYSLTQTYEYGTLILTSVGKLITGQFSIDQLSGPVGIYNATDQVIQNSWSNYLPFVAFVSINLGIMNLLPLPALDGGRLLFVGIEAVRGKPIDPQKEGVVHFIGFALLFLLMIMVTWNDIQRLF, from the coding sequence ATGGGTACCATCCTTGCATTTGTCTTTATGTTTAGTTTGCTCGTATTTATACACGAGCTTGGTCACCTGATTTTCGCGAAGCGAGCAGGCATGCTTGCGCGTGAATTTGCAATTGGATTTGGACCTAAAATCTTTAATTATCGTAAGAACGAGACGCTCTATACAGTACGTTTGCTTCCATTAGGAGGTTACGTGCGTGTGGCAGGAGATGACCCGGAAATTGTTGAAATTAAGCCTGGACATCATGTCGGCTTAGAGTTTAATGAGGACGGCAAAGTTGCCAAGATTGTCATGAACAATAAGACGAAGCATCCGAATGCACGTGTCATTGAAGTAGAGCGTGCCGATTTAGACCATGAACTCGTTATTCGCGGCTTTGAGCCAGGTGAAGAGGAGCGATTGACATTCTCGGTAGACCCGAAAGCGGATTTCGTGATGGATGGTACAGAAACGCAAATAGCGCCTTTCGACCGCCAGTTCGGTTCTAAATCGGTCCCGCAACGAGCGATGCAATTATTTGCAGGTCCTATGATGAACTTCTTGCTCGCTATTGTCATCTTCATCATCATTGGTTTCACTCAAGGAATTCCTGTAGATGAAGCCAAGCTTGGATCAGTCAATGAAGGTTCTCCAGCTGCATCCGCAGGACTTCAAGAAGGGGACGAAATTATCCAAGTAGGGGAGGAGCCCGTTGATACATGGGGCGAATTCACTGAAGTAATTCGTGCGAATCCAAATGAAGAATTGGGATTAAGAATCAAGCGTGATGGAAGTACCATTGACTCTGCAGTAACTCCTGCTGAAGTAACCCAACAAGGCCAAACGATTGGACAGATTGGTGTTATGCAAGCAACAGAAGTGACCATTGGTGGTACATTTAAATATAGTTTGACACAAACATATGAATACGGAACGCTGATCCTAACAAGTGTTGGGAAACTAATTACGGGTCAATTCTCAATCGACCAATTATCTGGTCCAGTGGGCATATACAATGCAACTGACCAAGTCATTCAAAACAGCTGGTCGAATTATTTGCCATTCGTTGCTTTTGTAAGCATCAACTTAGGCATCATGAACCTCCTACCGCTCCCGGCTTTAGACGGAGGACGATTGTTGTTCGTGGGAATTGAAGCTGTAAGAGGGAAGCCGATTGATCCTCAGAAAGAGGGCGTCGTGCATTTTATTGGCTTCGCGTTGCTATTTTTACTTATGATTATGGTGACGTGGAATGATATTCAACGATTATTTTAA
- the dxr gene encoding 1-deoxy-D-xylulose-5-phosphate reductoisomerase — MKQIALLGATGSIGIQTLDVIREHRDQFSLYAMAFGKNVEKALPLIQEFKPQLIVVQDFDTKRKIQHGVGDAKVLIGTEGMVEASVQEEVDVVLNAVMGSVGLSATLAAIRAKKQIAIANKETLVTAGHLVMAEAKKYGVDLLPVDSEHSAIFQSLNGERKEDATRLILTASGGSFRDYSRDDLKNVTVEDALNHPNWSMGSKITIDSATMMNKGLEVIEAHWLFDMPYEKIDVIMHKESVIHSLVEYTDKSVIAQLGTPDMKVPIQYALTYPNRLELANTKSLDLVEIGKLHFSEMSFERFPALKMAYEAGRVGGTMTTVLNAANEQAVDLFLHGHIPFLTIEHYIERALEEHTLIETPSLEEIQQIDYETRVRVQQYVK, encoded by the coding sequence GTGAAACAAATCGCTTTATTGGGCGCTACTGGGTCAATCGGCATACAGACGCTAGACGTCATAAGAGAACATCGTGATCAGTTTTCGCTGTATGCGATGGCGTTTGGCAAAAACGTAGAAAAGGCTTTGCCGCTCATACAAGAATTTAAACCCCAATTAATTGTGGTACAAGATTTCGACACGAAGCGTAAAATTCAGCACGGAGTAGGGGATGCGAAAGTACTCATCGGGACAGAAGGCATGGTGGAGGCTTCTGTTCAAGAAGAAGTAGACGTTGTCTTAAATGCAGTCATGGGTAGTGTAGGTCTTTCTGCAACGCTCGCTGCTATTCGTGCAAAGAAACAGATTGCGATTGCCAATAAAGAAACGCTCGTTACAGCTGGCCATTTGGTCATGGCTGAAGCGAAGAAATATGGCGTAGATTTGCTTCCTGTAGACAGTGAGCACTCCGCAATCTTCCAAAGCCTAAATGGCGAACGTAAGGAAGATGCGACGCGTCTTATCTTAACTGCATCTGGTGGAAGCTTTCGAGACTATAGCCGTGATGATTTGAAGAATGTGACCGTTGAAGATGCTCTCAATCATCCAAACTGGAGTATGGGATCTAAGATTACAATCGATTCTGCTACGATGATGAACAAGGGGCTTGAAGTCATTGAAGCCCATTGGCTTTTTGATATGCCCTATGAGAAGATAGATGTAATCATGCATAAAGAAAGTGTGATTCACTCTTTAGTTGAATATACTGATAAGAGTGTAATTGCTCAGCTTGGAACGCCCGACATGAAAGTACCAATTCAATATGCCTTAACGTACCCTAATCGGCTTGAATTAGCGAATACGAAATCACTAGACTTAGTGGAAATTGGGAAGCTACATTTTAGTGAAATGAGCTTTGAGCGATTCCCAGCTTTAAAGATGGCTTATGAGGCTGGCCGTGTCGGTGGTACGATGACCACTGTCTTGAATGCTGCAAATGAACAAGCCGTTGACCTGTTCTTACACGGTCACATCCCTTTTCTAACAATCGAACACTACATTGAGCGGGCGTTGGAGGAACATACGTTAATAGAGACGCCTAGCTTAGAAGAGATTCAACAGATTGATTACGAGACTCGGGTACGGGTGCAGCAGTACGTAAAATAA